From the genome of Acidobacteriota bacterium, one region includes:
- a CDS encoding CoA-acylating methylmalonate-semialdehyde dehydrogenase, which produces MPEAIEVLNFFNGAWSHSLGKDSLKIVNPATGEKLAHNPLGDAGDVSRVVDAAARAFPGWRRTPPGERVQYLFKFKQLLEEHFEEIARLTTREHGKTLAESRGELRRGIENVEVACGIPTLMQGYNLEDVARGIDEIMIRQPLGVVAAVTPFNFPSMIPLWFLPYALACGNTFVLKPSERVPLTMRRVFELLEQLHLPPGVVNLLNGNREVVDALIDHPEVRAISFVGSTAVARHVYGRGAAQGKRVQCQGGAKNHVVVLPDADMPTTTQIVSDSAFGCAGQRCLAVSAAVTVGEAREPFTRSVAEMARSIRVGYGLEEGVQMGPVVSRESQQRIEGAIGRGASEGAEVLVDGRNPSIPNYERGFFVSPTILDGVPPGSETSRTEIFGPVLSLFHVDSVEDAIEVVAGNPYGNAASIFTGSGAAARKFRYEVPVGNVGVNIGVAAPMAYFPFSGWKDSFLGVLHGQGRDAVEFYTEKKVVIERWPREWSRRF; this is translated from the coding sequence ATGCCGGAAGCAATTGAAGTATTGAACTTCTTTAATGGTGCCTGGAGCCATTCCCTCGGCAAGGACAGCCTGAAAATTGTCAACCCGGCCACGGGGGAGAAACTCGCCCACAATCCCCTTGGAGATGCCGGCGACGTGTCCCGGGTGGTGGATGCGGCCGCCAGGGCATTTCCCGGCTGGAGGCGCACCCCTCCGGGAGAGCGTGTTCAGTACCTGTTCAAGTTCAAGCAGCTGCTGGAGGAGCATTTTGAGGAGATCGCGCGGCTCACCACCCGGGAGCACGGCAAGACACTGGCCGAGTCTCGCGGAGAACTGAGGCGAGGCATCGAAAACGTGGAGGTTGCCTGCGGGATTCCCACGCTGATGCAGGGTTACAACCTGGAGGACGTTGCCCGCGGCATCGATGAAATCATGATTCGCCAGCCGCTGGGGGTGGTGGCGGCCGTCACGCCCTTCAACTTTCCCTCCATGATTCCCTTGTGGTTCCTGCCTTACGCGCTGGCCTGCGGCAATACCTTCGTGCTGAAACCGTCCGAGCGCGTGCCGTTGACGATGCGGCGGGTGTTCGAGTTGCTGGAGCAGCTCCACCTCCCGCCAGGAGTTGTGAACCTGCTCAACGGGAACCGTGAGGTGGTGGATGCCCTCATTGACCATCCCGAGGTGCGTGCGATCAGCTTTGTGGGATCGACGGCGGTTGCCAGGCATGTCTACGGCAGAGGTGCCGCCCAGGGCAAGAGGGTGCAGTGTCAGGGAGGTGCCAAAAACCACGTGGTGGTCCTGCCGGACGCCGATATGCCGACCACGACACAGATCGTCAGCGACAGCGCCTTCGGGTGCGCGGGGCAGCGATGTTTGGCCGTATCCGCGGCAGTCACCGTAGGGGAGGCGCGTGAGCCCTTTACCCGCTCGGTGGCCGAGATGGCCCGGTCCATCAGAGTTGGCTACGGCCTGGAGGAAGGGGTTCAGATGGGACCGGTCGTGAGTCGGGAGAGCCAGCAACGGATTGAGGGTGCCATCGGGCGAGGCGCCTCAGAGGGCGCCGAGGTGCTGGTGGATGGGCGAAACCCCAGCATTCCCAACTATGAACGGGGATTTTTCGTGTCGCCAACCATTCTGGATGGGGTGCCGCCGGGGAGCGAGACATCCCGAACCGAGATCTTCGGACCGGTGCTCAGCCTTTTCCACGTGGACAGCGTCGAAGATGCTATTGAAGTTGTGGCCGGCAACCCCTACGGGAACGCTGCCTCCATCTTTACCGGCAGTGGTGCCGCCGCCCGCAAATTCCGATATGAAGTACCGGTGGGGAATGTGGGGGTCAATATCGGAGTGGCTGCTCCCATGGCCTACTTCCCGTTCAGCGGTTGGAAGGACAGCTTTCTGGGAGTCCTTCACGGCCAGGGTCGTGACGCGGTGGAATTTTATACCGAGAAGAAGGTGGTCATTGAGCGCTGGCCCCGGGAATGGTCACGTAGGTTCTAG
- a CDS encoding HNH endonuclease, translating to MESTLLLNSSFEPLRVISWQRAITLLFAGKVEVIEEYSREIRSVTFSVKLPSVLRLLRYVKVKKSRMIKFSRANIYARDRHRCQYCGSARRGDELTFDHVIPVSRGGGKSWDNIVTACIACNRKKGGRTPEEAGMRLIRKPSEPEWVPNLNLTLVFRNAPDTWRDYLYWNVELET from the coding sequence ATGGAAAGTACCCTTCTGCTGAACTCGTCCTTTGAGCCGCTGCGGGTCATTAGCTGGCAGAGAGCCATCACCCTGCTGTTTGCCGGCAAGGTGGAGGTGATCGAGGAGTACTCCCGTGAGATTCGCAGCGTGACCTTCTCCGTCAAGTTGCCGTCGGTACTTCGGCTCCTGCGCTATGTCAAGGTCAAGAAGAGCCGCATGATCAAGTTTTCCAGGGCGAATATTTATGCTCGGGACAGACACCGCTGCCAATATTGTGGCAGCGCCCGTCGCGGGGATGAACTGACCTTCGACCATGTGATACCGGTGTCGCGCGGTGGGGGGAAGAGTTGGGACAACATCGTGACAGCCTGCATCGCTTGCAATCGCAAAAAGGGAGGAAGAACTCCGGAAGAGGCCGGCATGCGCTTGATTCGGAAGCCGTCGGAGCCTGAGTGGGTGCCAAACCTCAACCTTACTCTTGTTTTCAGGAATGCTCCCGACACCTGGCGCGATTACCTCTACTGGAACGTGGAATTGGAGACCTGA
- a CDS encoding GNAT family protein produces the protein MEARLRALEPGDIDSLIRWVNDAAVTLYLSQAVAYPASGSDGYRWLEELSRSHTERVFAIETREGRPIGSVGLHAIRWVDRKAELAVMIGEREYWNRGYGTWAVQEMLRRGFEEMSLQRIYLRVASNHDAAIRVYRKCGFQSEGLLRKDRYVGRGYADTLMMSVLKEEFAAGESGVRTT, from the coding sequence TTGGAAGCAAGACTGAGGGCGCTGGAACCGGGGGATATCGACTCTCTGATCCGCTGGGTAAACGATGCCGCCGTCACGCTTTACCTGTCGCAGGCGGTTGCTTACCCGGCCTCCGGTAGCGATGGATACCGATGGCTGGAGGAGTTGTCCCGGAGTCACACCGAGAGAGTCTTTGCCATCGAGACGCGTGAGGGTCGCCCGATCGGCTCCGTCGGTTTGCACGCCATCCGCTGGGTCGACCGCAAGGCCGAACTGGCCGTGATGATCGGGGAGAGGGAGTACTGGAATCGAGGATACGGCACCTGGGCCGTGCAGGAAATGCTGAGGCGGGGCTTTGAGGAGATGAGTCTCCAGAGAATCTATCTGAGAGTTGCCTCCAATCACGACGCGGCCATTCGCGTCTACCGCAAGTGCGGGTTCCAGTCCGAAGGCCTGTTGCGCAAAGACCGCTACGTCGGCCGAGGATACGCCGATACGCTGATGATGTCTGTGCTTAAGGAGGAATTTGCTGCGGGGGAAAGTGGAGTCCGAACCACCTAG
- a CDS encoding DegT/DnrJ/EryC1/StrS family aminotransferase — protein sequence MKQKLAILGGDPAMPEGIERARWPRYSQAELDELCRVLREEQLGGCDAPQIAALEQEWSQRMDIPYCCAVGAGSDALHMALWAAGVGPGDEVLVPAYTFLSGALTVLHQGAVPVFVDVHPDSCNMDPAQIERHITSRTKAILPVHLSGLPADMDEINAVARQHDLAVIEDAAHAPGATYKGRSVGNLGDAAAFSINAMKNLPAGEAGIFATRHRHFFERVDGLWLRVRFHRPREEQKYPLATLGHNYRCSVVSAALARGQLARIDELNGERQALCERLTGQIQDLPGVIPPRVPPDRSHAYHLYRVRFDPRAAGLDLKPSEFRAKVVAALGAEGVLCRSWMNWTIPSLPLFTRPEDFEANHPWRRPWPADRVYDPRDYPEATRLVEETSLVMEAPTAASRQVIDFMGEGFRKVFSRIDEVAKLQLPGELLDGGAANLDEIRRWLGTPLPVQPT from the coding sequence ATGAAACAGAAACTGGCCATTCTGGGCGGTGATCCCGCCATGCCGGAGGGGATCGAACGAGCCCGTTGGCCGCGCTACAGTCAAGCGGAACTCGATGAGCTGTGCCGGGTCCTGAGAGAAGAGCAGCTTGGCGGATGCGACGCGCCCCAGATTGCCGCACTGGAGCAGGAGTGGTCGCAGCGCATGGACATTCCCTATTGTTGTGCGGTCGGCGCCGGTTCCGACGCCCTGCACATGGCGCTGTGGGCCGCCGGCGTCGGTCCCGGCGATGAAGTTCTGGTCCCTGCCTATACCTTTCTATCGGGGGCGCTCACCGTCCTCCATCAAGGGGCGGTGCCCGTGTTCGTGGATGTCCATCCCGACTCCTGCAACATGGATCCGGCACAGATCGAGCGGCACATCACCTCCAGAACCAAGGCCATCCTGCCTGTCCACCTTTCGGGGCTGCCGGCCGACATGGACGAGATCAACGCCGTCGCAAGACAACATGATCTGGCCGTGATTGAGGACGCCGCCCACGCTCCGGGGGCCACTTACAAGGGTCGGTCGGTCGGAAACCTGGGAGACGCAGCCGCCTTCAGCATCAACGCCATGAAGAATCTGCCGGCGGGCGAAGCCGGAATTTTCGCCACTCGACACCGGCACTTTTTCGAGCGGGTGGACGGCCTCTGGCTGCGGGTCCGTTTTCACAGGCCACGGGAGGAGCAAAAGTACCCGTTGGCGACCCTGGGCCACAACTATCGCTGCAGCGTGGTCTCGGCCGCCTTGGCTCGAGGCCAGTTGGCCCGGATCGACGAATTGAACGGAGAGAGACAAGCGCTGTGCGAGCGCCTGACCGGACAGATTCAGGACTTGCCGGGAGTGATCCCGCCGCGGGTTCCTCCGGACAGGAGTCACGCCTACCACCTCTATCGGGTGCGCTTCGACCCACGCGCTGCCGGTCTGGATCTGAAGCCTTCCGAATTCCGGGCCAAGGTCGTGGCAGCCCTGGGAGCGGAGGGGGTGCTATGCCGCTCCTGGATGAACTGGACCATTCCTTCCCTGCCCCTCTTCACCCGGCCGGAGGATTTTGAGGCCAACCATCCCTGGCGGCGACCCTGGCCCGCCGATCGTGTCTACGACCCCCGGGACTACCCGGAAGCCACCAGGTTGGTCGAGGAAACCTCACTGGTCATGGAAGCGCCCACCGCGGCCAGCCGCCAAGTCATCGATTTCATGGGAGAAGGGTTCCGCAAGGTCTTCTCCCGGATCGACGAGGTGGCCAAACTGCAACTGCCCGGTGAGCTGCTGGACGGAGGGGCGGCCAACCTCGACGAAATCCGGCGTTGGTTGGGCACCCCCCTGCCGGTGCAGCCAACCTGA
- a CDS encoding ATP-binding protein, which yields MEAVSECPECGGSGWKRMDQAGRRGVARCPCREQSKMQQLIEAARIPPRYQECRFESFFPHRKHPTLGKAKTMASRFVEDYPVVDCGLLILGDCGVGKTHLAVSIIRALMLRYGTWCVFYDFRELLKQIQSSFNPVSGTTEWQILEPVLQCDVLLLDDLGAERPTDWVRDTFAYIINHRYNQKRTTLITSNFKDGESKIRKLSDGSVVAGQETLAERIGDRLRSRLYEMCKVIRISANDFRVEIKQAQYK from the coding sequence GTGGAAGCCGTGTCTGAATGCCCGGAATGCGGCGGCAGCGGTTGGAAGAGGATGGATCAGGCCGGACGGCGGGGTGTGGCTCGTTGTCCCTGCCGCGAGCAGAGCAAGATGCAGCAGTTGATCGAGGCAGCCCGCATCCCGCCCCGCTATCAGGAGTGCAGGTTCGAGAGCTTTTTTCCGCACCGCAAACACCCCACACTAGGCAAGGCCAAGACAATGGCCTCTCGCTTCGTCGAGGATTATCCCGTGGTGGACTGCGGACTTCTCATCCTGGGCGACTGCGGGGTCGGAAAGACCCACCTGGCCGTGTCGATCATCCGCGCTCTGATGCTTCGCTACGGAACCTGGTGTGTTTTCTACGACTTCCGGGAACTGCTCAAGCAGATCCAAAGCTCCTTCAACCCTGTATCAGGGACCACCGAATGGCAAATTCTCGAACCCGTGCTGCAATGCGATGTCCTGCTTCTGGACGACCTGGGGGCCGAACGTCCCACCGACTGGGTTCGAGACACCTTCGCTTACATCATCAACCACCGCTACAACCAGAAGCGCACCACTCTCATCACGTCGAATTTCAAGGACGGAGAATCCAAAATTCGGAAGCTCAGTGACGGGAGTGTAGTGGCCGGTCAGGAAACGCTCGCAGAACGCATCGGTGATCGCTTGCGTTCCCGTCTCTATGAGATGTGCAAAGTGATCAGGATTTCGGCAAACGACTTTCGAGTCGAAATAAAGCAGGCTCAATACAAGTGA
- a CDS encoding CarD family transcriptional regulator, whose product MAQVTTNSFAIGEKVVYPNHGVGVIEQIDRRSISGKLEAFYHLKIAANNMMVMIPATNATDVGLRRLIKKAEVTKVLKHLKNTKVNNATDWKNRFKENSEKMRTGCIFQVADVLKSLSLLSVNRILSFREKKMLDRARQLIVSELATVSDVSEDQAQQLIDGALIQA is encoded by the coding sequence ATGGCCCAGGTCACCACAAACAGCTTTGCCATCGGCGAAAAAGTCGTTTACCCCAACCATGGCGTCGGCGTCATCGAGCAAATTGACCGGCGCAGCATCTCCGGAAAACTGGAAGCCTTCTATCATCTCAAGATTGCAGCCAACAACATGATGGTGATGATCCCGGCAACCAACGCCACCGACGTCGGCTTGAGACGACTGATCAAGAAAGCGGAAGTTACCAAGGTTCTGAAACACTTGAAGAACACCAAGGTCAACAATGCCACTGACTGGAAAAACCGCTTCAAGGAGAATTCGGAGAAAATGCGGACAGGATGTATCTTCCAGGTGGCCGACGTCCTCAAGAGTCTCTCCCTGCTGAGCGTCAACCGAATACTATCCTTCCGCGAAAAGAAAATGCTCGACCGCGCCCGGCAACTCATCGTCAGCGAGTTGGCAACGGTTTCCGACGTCTCCGAAGATCAGGCCCAACAACTCATCGACGGAGCTTTGATTCAGGCCTAG
- a CDS encoding helix-turn-helix transcriptional regulator, whose amino-acid sequence MKKHRKRVYTISNVAAAYDIHPQTLRLYEKHGLLKPSRSQGNTRLYSERDLHRLELILNLTRELGVNLAGVEIILNMRAKMEKMQQEVREFLQVIGSELAEQSPRFDSKAENALVRTAPSKIIRLDRR is encoded by the coding sequence ATGAAGAAACATCGCAAGAGGGTCTATACTATCAGCAACGTCGCCGCGGCCTACGACATTCATCCACAGACACTGCGACTCTATGAGAAGCATGGCCTGCTGAAGCCTTCGCGCTCGCAGGGAAATACCAGGCTCTACTCCGAGCGGGATCTGCACAGACTGGAGTTGATCTTGAACCTGACCCGTGAACTGGGAGTCAACCTGGCAGGAGTTGAAATCATTCTCAACATGCGGGCCAAAATGGAAAAAATGCAGCAAGAGGTGAGGGAATTCCTGCAGGTCATCGGGTCTGAATTGGCCGAGCAATCCCCGCGTTTCGATTCCAAAGCGGAAAACGCCCTGGTGCGAACGGCGCCGTCCAAAATCATACGCCTGGACAGGAGATAG
- a CDS encoding Gfo/Idh/MocA family oxidoreductase, which translates to MANSLRVGIIGTGRAGRCQARAFERLPDVGVTALWNRTRAKAERLAADLKAPGLTVFDDWRQMIDRSRVDIISIATDPVLRLEPFAYALANGRHVLVEKPLAWDLPEAEAMARAAGEAETVTAISFNWRYSPACLTLWRALREGQIGKLLDIQTEWRLCFSPGLDPWIANSGVLRELGSHEFDRARHLTGWQFLRLSCSLRSAPGSKNRSLSGRKNPETFASVLAETSDGAVGNVRLLISPGQPERRIVLGGVEGTLTLRGQWVTVPQDRDSQRRMTLCNELQVIRQRSRDKDPAVLDVADADCQPAEVLSGQHTWNRLIADFVSAVRNGDRAHCSLPHLPHISDGLAAQRLIRACEVSSAEGRWIDLAPRSNDSAVRSGGKA; encoded by the coding sequence GTGGCGAATTCCCTGCGAGTCGGAATCATCGGAACCGGTCGTGCCGGACGTTGCCAGGCCAGGGCTTTTGAGCGCCTCCCGGACGTCGGCGTGACTGCCCTCTGGAACCGCACCCGGGCCAAGGCCGAGAGACTGGCCGCAGACCTGAAAGCCCCGGGATTGACAGTATTCGACGACTGGCGCCAAATGATCGACCGGAGCCGGGTCGATATCATCAGCATCGCCACCGATCCGGTTCTCCGCCTGGAACCTTTTGCCTACGCTCTTGCCAACGGACGCCACGTTCTGGTGGAAAAGCCACTAGCCTGGGACTTGCCGGAAGCCGAGGCCATGGCAAGGGCTGCCGGCGAGGCGGAAACGGTCACGGCCATCAGCTTCAACTGGCGTTATTCTCCGGCCTGTCTCACTTTGTGGCGGGCGCTCCGGGAAGGCCAGATCGGCAAACTGCTCGACATCCAGACCGAGTGGCGACTCTGCTTCAGCCCGGGATTGGATCCCTGGATCGCCAACAGCGGGGTGCTCAGGGAGTTGGGCAGCCATGAATTCGACCGCGCCCGGCACCTCACCGGCTGGCAATTCCTGCGTCTGTCCTGCTCTCTGCGGTCGGCGCCCGGCTCCAAGAACAGGAGCTTGTCCGGACGGAAGAACCCGGAGACATTTGCTTCGGTGCTGGCCGAGACGTCCGATGGGGCTGTTGGGAACGTTCGCTTGTTGATCAGCCCGGGCCAACCGGAACGGAGAATCGTCCTCGGCGGAGTGGAGGGAACATTGACTCTGCGCGGACAGTGGGTGACCGTGCCGCAGGACCGGGACAGCCAACGCCGGATGACACTGTGCAACGAGCTGCAGGTGATCCGGCAACGGTCCCGGGACAAGGATCCGGCCGTGCTGGACGTGGCTGACGCGGATTGCCAACCGGCAGAGGTGCTTTCGGGACAGCACACCTGGAACCGGCTGATTGCCGATTTTGTGTCAGCCGTTCGCAATGGAGACCGGGCGCATTGCAGCCTGCCCCACCTCCCGCATATCTCCGACGGGCTGGCTGCGCAGCGGTTGATTCGGGCCTGCGAAGTGTCCAGCGCCGAAGGGCGCTGGATCGACCTGGCCCCTCGGAGCAATGACTCGGCCGTGCGCTCCGGTGGGAAGGCTTAA